One Mesorhizobium sp. J428 DNA segment encodes these proteins:
- a CDS encoding OmpA family protein — MKTRIVAAFTVALFASACTTDPYTGEQKISNTAGGALLGAGVGALAGLAVGGSPRAQRNAVLIGAGLGALTGGAIGAYMDQQEAELRRTLQGTGVGVVRNGNNLSLIMPSNITFATDQDQINAGFYPTLNAVSLVLKKYNKTLVDVNGHTDSTGDDNYNYRLSERRALSVANYLTSQGNDPRRFSVLGFGETQPIASNSTESGRAQNRRVEIQLAPIT; from the coding sequence ATGAAGACCAGGATCGTCGCGGCCTTCACCGTCGCGCTGTTTGCCAGCGCCTGCACCACCGACCCCTATACGGGCGAGCAGAAGATTTCGAACACGGCGGGCGGGGCGCTTCTCGGCGCCGGCGTCGGCGCGCTCGCGGGCCTCGCAGTCGGCGGCTCGCCGCGTGCACAGCGCAATGCGGTGCTGATCGGCGCCGGCCTCGGCGCGCTGACTGGCGGCGCAATCGGCGCCTATATGGACCAGCAGGAGGCAGAGCTGCGCCGGACGCTGCAGGGCACGGGCGTCGGCGTCGTGCGCAACGGCAACAACCTGTCGCTGATCATGCCGTCCAACATCACCTTCGCCACCGACCAGGACCAGATCAACGCCGGCTTCTACCCGACGCTGAACGCCGTCTCTCTGGTGCTGAAGAAATACAACAAGACCCTCGTCGACGTGAACGGCCACACCGATTCGACCGGCGACGACAATTACAACTACCGCCTATCCGAGCGCCGCGCGCTTTCGGTCGCGAACTACCTGACCTCGCAGGGCAACGATCCGCGCCGCTTCTCGGTGCTGGGCTTCGGCGAGACACAGCCGATCGCGTCCAACTCCACCGAATCCGGCCGTGCGCAGAACCGCCGCGTCGAGATCCAGCTCGCGCCGATCACCTGA
- a CDS encoding pseudouridine-5'-phosphate glycosidase translates to MLNDTHIDIHPEVSHALRRGGAVVALESTIITHGMPYPANNDMAAKVEAIVAEEGAVPATIAVMGGRLKIGLSDGERAALATTPGAMKLSRADLPFAISEGRTGGTTVAATMIAAHLAGIRVFATGGIGGVHKGAELSFDVSADLDELARMAVIVVSAGAKAILDIPKTLEVLETRGVPVVGYGADVMPAFWSRHSDFPAPLRLDSAEAIARFQRTREDLGFPGGMLIANPVPELDEIPAARMRGYIDAAQKAADENGVSGKAVTPFLLQKILELSDGASLKTNIALVENNAWLAAKIAKALAA, encoded by the coding sequence ATGCTGAACGACACCCATATCGACATCCATCCGGAGGTGAGCCACGCCCTGCGCCGCGGCGGCGCGGTGGTCGCTCTGGAAAGCACGATCATCACCCACGGCATGCCCTACCCAGCCAACAACGACATGGCGGCAAAGGTGGAGGCAATCGTTGCCGAGGAAGGCGCGGTGCCCGCCACGATCGCCGTCATGGGCGGCCGTCTCAAGATCGGCCTGTCGGACGGCGAGCGGGCGGCACTCGCCACGACGCCGGGCGCCATGAAGCTGTCGCGGGCGGACCTGCCCTTCGCGATCTCCGAGGGCCGCACCGGCGGCACCACGGTCGCGGCCACGATGATCGCCGCGCACCTCGCCGGCATCCGCGTCTTCGCCACCGGCGGCATCGGCGGCGTGCACAAAGGAGCAGAGCTGAGCTTCGACGTCTCTGCCGACCTCGACGAGCTGGCGCGCATGGCCGTCATCGTCGTCTCGGCCGGCGCCAAGGCGATCCTCGACATTCCGAAGACGCTGGAAGTGCTGGAAACGCGCGGCGTGCCGGTGGTTGGCTACGGCGCGGACGTGATGCCCGCCTTTTGGTCGCGGCACTCCGACTTTCCCGCCCCGCTGCGCCTCGACAGCGCCGAGGCGATAGCCCGCTTCCAGCGCACGCGGGAAGACCTCGGCTTTCCGGGCGGCATGCTGATCGCCAATCCGGTACCGGAGCTGGACGAGATCCCGGCCGCGCGGATGCGGGGCTATATCGACGCAGCGCAGAAAGCCGCAGACGAAAACGGCGTCAGCGGCAAGGCCGTGACGCCGTTCCTGTTGCAGAAGATCCTCGAACTCTCGGACGGCGCGAGCCTGAAGACCAATATCGCGCTGGTCGAGAACAATGCCTGGCTGGCGGCGAAGATCGCAAAGGCTCTCGCCGCCTGA
- a CDS encoding transporter, with protein MKYIGFILFTVMTNAAAQLMLKQGMMSLGDISFAGTNPVIKILQIVFSPWVFFGLCTFVISMASHLYVLSKVELSFAYPFLSLAYVAVAVFAYFVFREDLNGFRIAGIAAICVGTILIAQGGSGHAETSNQSNPKSVQSSELTQ; from the coding sequence ATGAAATACATAGGCTTCATCTTATTCACTGTGATGACCAACGCCGCGGCGCAGCTCATGCTGAAGCAGGGCATGATGTCGCTGGGCGATATTTCATTCGCCGGTACCAACCCGGTGATCAAGATCCTGCAGATCGTGTTCAGTCCCTGGGTCTTCTTCGGCCTCTGCACCTTCGTCATCTCGATGGCGTCGCATCTCTACGTGCTGTCGAAGGTCGAACTATCGTTCGCCTATCCGTTCCTCAGCCTGGCTTATGTGGCTGTCGCCGTGTTTGCCTATTTTGTCTTCCGCGAGGATCTCAACGGCTTCCGGATAGCCGGCATCGCGGCGATCTGCGTCGGCACGATACTGATCGCCCAGGGCGGCAGCGGCCACGCCGAGACCTCCAATCAGTCGAATCCCAAATCTGTCCAGTCCAGCGAGCTTACCCAATGA
- a CDS encoding carbohydrate kinase family protein has protein sequence MTNSTSRDPLLLGIGGAHIDRRGQVSGIYVPGASNPGKMREDVGGVVFNALRTARRRGVACALISLRGGDAGGERVAREIAEAGIEDRSAVFLDRVTASYTALIDRDGDLIAGFADMGLYDLFPRQLRRSACREAIAGADAILCDANLPAAALQVLAETAADKPLHAIGISPAKVVRLAGMLERVDCLFMNRKEANALLGQEADSSADPVAPLRARGLRGAVITDGAGAVTIFDAESRTAIVPPAPRHIADVTGAGDALAGATVAALTRGLPLADAAREGLAAAMLALESPLAVPAFDTNAFAQALALVPMPVRVA, from the coding sequence ATGACCAACTCCACCTCAAGGGACCCGCTGCTTCTCGGCATCGGCGGCGCGCATATCGACCGGCGCGGACAGGTCTCCGGGATCTACGTGCCGGGCGCGTCCAATCCGGGAAAGATGCGCGAAGATGTCGGCGGCGTGGTCTTCAACGCGCTGCGCACTGCGCGCCGCCGGGGCGTGGCCTGCGCGCTCATTTCACTGCGCGGCGGCGACGCGGGCGGCGAACGCGTTGCGCGCGAGATCGCGGAGGCGGGGATCGAGGACCGGTCCGCCGTGTTCCTCGACCGCGTGACGGCGAGCTACACCGCATTGATCGACCGCGATGGCGACCTGATCGCGGGCTTCGCCGACATGGGTCTCTACGACCTCTTCCCGCGGCAGCTTCGCCGCTCCGCTTGCCGCGAGGCAATCGCCGGCGCGGATGCCATCCTGTGCGACGCCAACCTGCCTGCGGCGGCGCTGCAAGTGCTGGCGGAGACCGCTGCGGACAAGCCGCTCCACGCGATCGGCATCTCGCCGGCGAAGGTCGTGCGACTGGCCGGCATGCTCGAACGCGTCGACTGCCTGTTCATGAACCGCAAGGAGGCAAACGCCCTACTCGGGCAGGAGGCGGACTCTTCGGCCGATCCGGTCGCGCCGCTGCGCGCCAGGGGCCTGCGCGGCGCGGTCATCACCGACGGCGCGGGCGCGGTGACGATCTTCGATGCGGAGAGCCGGACGGCCATCGTACCGCCCGCGCCACGCCATATCGCCGATGTCACCGGAGCCGGCGACGCGCTGGCAGGCGCCACCGTGGCGGCGCTGACGCGCGGCCTGCCGCTTGCCGACGCCGCCCGCGAAGGCCTGGCGGCGGCCATGCTCGCGCTCGAATCGCCTCTCGCCGTGCCCGCCTTCGACACCAACGCCTTTGCGCAAGCGCTCGCTCTTGTGCCCATGCCGGTGCGGGTGGCATGA
- a CDS encoding FAD-binding oxidoreductase: MEPQEAARRLRDGRQRAGAMLAVGNMRSYGDSCLNSSGTIVDMRSMNRLAAFDTETGILEAEAGILLPEIIAAGAPHGFFPAVVPGTQFITLGGAIANDVHGKNHHRRGTFGRHVIWLDLMQSDGQVRRLSAQDNTPLFAATIGGMGMTGMILRAAIRLMPVPSLDVAEKIEPFDSLDEFFAIAEEADAKNEYAVAWIDQLAGGRGAGRGLLLTGNHAEGGSRQALPPGGKLAVPFQPPFNVLNRPFLKAFNMAYRLAKGRRRDVAVSGYQGFFFPLDGVRDWNRLYGPRGLFQHQSVVPFATAREAIPALFDAARKAGQGSFLTVLKRFGHLPSPGMLSFPRPGYTLTLDFPNRGQSTRALLDQLDRITVEAGGAINPYKDARMGAATFAASFPRWREFGSLRDPAFVSDFWRRTALALPASGTGFASAAE; encoded by the coding sequence ATGGAGCCGCAGGAGGCCGCTCGCCGGCTCCGGGACGGCCGCCAGAGGGCCGGCGCGATGCTGGCCGTCGGCAACATGCGCTCCTATGGCGATTCCTGCCTCAACTCGTCGGGCACGATCGTCGACATGCGCTCGATGAACCGTCTCGCCGCCTTCGACACCGAGACCGGTATCCTGGAGGCCGAGGCGGGTATCCTCTTGCCGGAGATCATTGCAGCCGGCGCGCCGCACGGCTTCTTTCCGGCGGTCGTTCCGGGAACCCAGTTCATCACGCTCGGCGGCGCGATCGCCAACGACGTGCACGGCAAGAACCATCACCGCCGCGGTACGTTCGGGCGGCATGTGATCTGGCTCGACCTGATGCAGTCCGACGGCCAGGTGCGCCGGTTGAGCGCGCAGGACAACACGCCACTGTTCGCCGCCACCATCGGCGGCATGGGAATGACCGGCATGATCCTGCGCGCAGCGATCCGGCTGATGCCGGTCCCGTCGCTGGACGTTGCCGAGAAGATCGAGCCGTTCGACAGTCTGGACGAGTTCTTCGCGATCGCCGAGGAGGCCGATGCGAAGAACGAATACGCCGTCGCCTGGATCGACCAGCTTGCGGGCGGTCGCGGCGCGGGCAGGGGGCTGCTGCTCACCGGCAACCATGCCGAGGGCGGCTCGCGACAGGCCCTGCCGCCCGGCGGCAAGCTTGCCGTGCCGTTCCAGCCGCCGTTCAACGTGCTCAACCGGCCGTTCCTCAAGGCGTTCAACATGGCGTACCGGCTCGCCAAGGGCCGCCGCCGCGACGTCGCGGTGTCGGGTTACCAGGGCTTCTTCTTCCCGCTCGACGGCGTGCGCGACTGGAACCGGCTGTATGGGCCGCGCGGCCTGTTCCAGCACCAGAGCGTGGTGCCGTTCGCGACGGCGCGTGAGGCGATCCCGGCGCTGTTCGACGCCGCGCGCAAGGCGGGGCAGGGCTCGTTCCTTACCGTCCTGAAGCGGTTCGGCCACCTGCCGTCCCCCGGCATGCTGTCCTTTCCGCGGCCGGGCTATACGCTGACGCTCGACTTTCCCAACCGGGGTCAGTCGACACGCGCGCTGCTCGACCAGCTCGACCGGATCACGGTCGAGGCGGGCGGTGCGATCAACCCCTACAAGGATGCACGGATGGGAGCGGCGACCTTCGCGGCCTCGTTCCCGCGCTGGCGCGAATTCGGATCGCTGCGCGACCCGGCCTTCGTCTCGGACTTCTGGCGCCGTACGGCGTTGGCGCTGCCCGCGTCTGGCACCGGCTTTGCATCGGCCGCCGAGTAG
- a CDS encoding mechanosensitive ion channel family protein, with protein MNTNPLQKLAALLIALLMAAVLVVPSSAEGPVPEIVATQQTVIQDLGRKADELEKRIEANANDDARLADLRLELDALNKDILKAGVAFRPRLSEINARLESLGSPPAEGQPPEAEMVTTERQALLSEKSQINVLIGDAEATSLRVNRLMEEVSQMRRDLFANTLSKRYEIDYALLGEVAEDFSDELSRLYMTVSSWLKFVVQYKLSSVLTAAFFALAGALVLRIGGGRLFGRLIYADPTDPDPPYISRLSVAFWSTFLRSAAIAVFFLSTWFFFDYFDVLRGDIGAMLRSLFIVLALVLFVNRLSHAVLSPKLPNWRLLEIEPRPARLLVWLITAMSIATGADYLFSEIFRIRGAALALTVGESLLATVIVGILLILIATVKPFADAEGRPKAWPVLLRIAFYIVGAATVLAALLGYIGMAKFVSQQIVVTGAILAMMYIGVLSGRALSEEGAFAGTALGRRLGERWRIEEATFDQLGLASSILINIFVLFVGLPLILLQWGFQWGDIRSWAYSIATEIRIGTVSFSLIGIFTGILVFAIGFFATRWFQSWLDDSVMTRGRVDAGVRNSIRTAVGYAGVALAGLIGISAAGIDLSNLALIAGALSLGIGFGLQNVVSNFVSGLILLAERPFKVGDWVVAGTTSGTVKKISVRATEIETFQRQTVILPNSELINAAVGNWTHRNKLGRVEIKVNVAYGSDVHKAHEIMAAVAKAHPLVLKNPEPFVLFANFGPAALEFEIRVFLSDILNGMRAQNDIRFALLDAFAEAGIEIPSTPRMMPTKEEDEEAAQEKAHAEEQMIVAARDKAAKARPKRRRSRIDPDGDAGGDDET; from the coding sequence TTGAACACCAATCCCCTCCAAAAACTGGCTGCTCTCCTGATCGCGCTGCTGATGGCCGCGGTGCTTGTCGTCCCGTCGTCCGCGGAAGGGCCGGTGCCCGAGATCGTCGCGACGCAGCAGACGGTGATCCAGGATCTGGGCCGCAAGGCCGACGAGCTCGAGAAGCGGATCGAGGCGAATGCGAATGACGATGCGCGGCTCGCCGACCTTCGTCTGGAACTCGATGCGCTGAACAAGGATATCCTGAAGGCGGGCGTTGCGTTCCGCCCGCGCCTCAGCGAGATCAACGCCCGCCTCGAATCTCTGGGCTCGCCGCCGGCGGAAGGGCAGCCGCCAGAAGCCGAGATGGTGACCACCGAGCGGCAGGCGCTGCTGAGCGAGAAGAGCCAGATCAACGTGCTGATCGGCGACGCGGAGGCGACCTCGCTGCGGGTGAACCGGCTGATGGAGGAGGTCTCGCAAATGCGGCGCGATCTCTTCGCCAACACGCTGTCGAAGCGCTACGAGATCGACTATGCGCTGCTGGGCGAAGTGGCCGAGGATTTCTCCGACGAGCTGTCGCGGCTCTATATGACCGTGTCGTCCTGGCTGAAGTTCGTCGTCCAGTACAAGCTGTCCTCGGTGCTGACGGCCGCGTTCTTCGCCCTTGCCGGCGCGCTGGTGCTGAGGATCGGCGGCGGCCGCCTGTTCGGCCGGCTGATCTATGCCGACCCAACCGATCCGGATCCGCCGTATATCAGCCGCCTGTCGGTGGCGTTCTGGTCGACCTTCCTGCGCTCGGCGGCGATCGCGGTGTTCTTCCTGAGCACCTGGTTCTTCTTCGACTATTTCGACGTGCTGCGCGGCGACATCGGCGCGATGCTGCGGTCGCTGTTCATCGTCCTGGCGCTCGTCCTGTTCGTCAACCGGCTGTCGCATGCCGTGCTGTCGCCGAAGCTGCCGAACTGGCGGCTACTGGAGATCGAGCCGCGCCCGGCACGCCTGCTCGTGTGGCTGATCACGGCGATGTCGATCGCCACGGGCGCCGACTACCTGTTCAGCGAGATCTTCCGCATCCGCGGCGCGGCCCTCGCGCTGACGGTGGGCGAATCGCTGCTGGCCACCGTCATCGTCGGAATCCTGCTCATCCTGATCGCGACGGTAAAGCCCTTCGCCGACGCGGAGGGCAGGCCAAAGGCCTGGCCGGTGCTGCTGCGCATCGCCTTCTACATCGTCGGTGCGGCGACGGTGCTGGCAGCGCTGCTCGGCTATATCGGCATGGCCAAGTTCGTTTCGCAGCAGATCGTCGTCACCGGCGCGATTCTCGCCATGATGTATATCGGCGTGCTCAGCGGTCGCGCGCTGTCGGAGGAGGGTGCCTTCGCCGGAACCGCGCTCGGCCGGCGGCTTGGCGAACGGTGGCGGATCGAGGAGGCGACGTTTGACCAGCTCGGGCTCGCAAGCAGCATCCTGATCAACATCTTCGTCCTCTTCGTTGGCCTGCCGCTGATCCTGCTGCAATGGGGCTTCCAGTGGGGCGACATCCGTTCCTGGGCCTATTCGATCGCCACCGAGATCCGCATCGGCACGGTATCGTTCTCCCTGATCGGCATCTTCACCGGCATCCTGGTGTTTGCGATCGGCTTCTTCGCCACGCGCTGGTTCCAGAGCTGGCTGGACGATTCCGTCATGACGCGCGGCCGCGTCGATGCCGGCGTGCGCAATTCGATCCGCACCGCTGTCGGCTATGCGGGTGTGGCGTTGGCGGGGCTGATCGGCATTTCGGCAGCCGGCATCGACCTCTCCAACCTCGCGCTCATCGCCGGCGCGCTGTCGCTCGGCATCGGCTTCGGCCTGCAGAACGTCGTGTCGAACTTTGTCTCTGGCTTGATCCTCCTGGCGGAGCGGCCGTTCAAGGTCGGCGACTGGGTGGTGGCGGGCACAACCTCCGGCACGGTGAAGAAGATCAGCGTCCGCGCGACGGAGATCGAGACGTTCCAGCGCCAGACCGTGATCCTGCCGAACTCCGAACTCATCAACGCCGCCGTCGGCAACTGGACGCATCGCAACAAGCTCGGCCGCGTCGAGATCAAGGTCAACGTCGCCTACGGGTCGGACGTGCACAAGGCGCACGAGATCATGGCCGCGGTGGCGAAGGCGCATCCGCTGGTGCTGAAGAACCCCGAGCCCTTCGTGCTCTTTGCCAATTTCGGCCCGGCGGCGCTGGAGTTCGAGATCCGCGTCTTCCTGTCCGACATCCTCAACGGCATGCGGGCACAGAACGACATCCGCTTCGCCCTGCTGGACGCATTCGCCGAGGCCGGCATCGAAATACCGTCGACGCCGCGCATGATGCCGACCAAGGAAGAGGACGAGGAGGCGGCACAGGAAAAGGCGCACGCGGAGGAGCAGATGATCGTGGCCGCCCGCGACAAGGCCGCGAAGGCGCGGCCGAAGCGCCGGCGGAGCCGCATCGACCCGGACGGCGACGCGGGCGGGGACGACGAGACCTGA
- a CDS encoding UbiA family prenyltransferase produces the protein MDARTDNTAIPLAVDLDGTLIATDLLWEGLFLLIRKNPLYLFAAIYWALSGGPARLKCEIAERIDIDPASLPYRPEVVARLREEQSAGRRLVLATGTPRKFADAIANHLGLFDLVLATDRLGNLTSKRKCAALEDAFGDGGFDYAGNSRHDLAVFDRARTALIVAPDRAAASWHRRNGGELIETPKASAKTIIKMLRAHQWLKNVLIAVPMVLSHEYFNPSMLLACAIAFVSFSSAASAIYIVNDFFDLALDRRHATKRNRPFASGLLSMPFGLACAAVLLLISVGTALLLPWEFGAVLAGYLVATTAYSLSLKRMLLIDVMTLAGLYTMRILAGAAATGTDVSFWLLAFSIFFFLSLALVKRYVELRTTVIKPGERIAGRGYRSEDQEIVAQAGMASAFSSALVLALYIDSAAVREQYAEPALIWPLAPIVLYMTMRIWILARRDEMHDDPIVFIIRDWRSQLVAAFGALLLFAAVLIK, from the coding sequence ATGGACGCCAGGACGGACAACACGGCGATACCGCTCGCCGTCGACCTCGACGGCACGCTGATTGCGACCGACCTTCTGTGGGAAGGCCTGTTCCTGCTAATCCGCAAGAACCCGCTCTATCTGTTCGCGGCGATCTACTGGGCGCTGTCGGGCGGGCCGGCGCGTCTCAAATGCGAGATCGCCGAGCGGATCGACATCGATCCCGCTTCCCTGCCGTACCGGCCCGAAGTGGTCGCCCGCCTGCGCGAGGAGCAGTCCGCCGGCCGGCGGCTCGTGCTCGCGACCGGCACGCCGCGCAAGTTCGCCGACGCGATCGCCAACCATCTCGGCCTGTTCGACCTGGTGCTGGCGACCGACCGGCTCGGCAACCTGACCTCGAAGCGCAAATGCGCGGCGCTGGAAGATGCGTTCGGCGACGGCGGCTTCGACTATGCCGGCAACAGCAGGCACGACCTTGCCGTCTTCGACCGCGCCAGGACCGCCCTGATCGTGGCGCCGGACCGGGCGGCGGCAAGCTGGCACCGTCGCAACGGCGGCGAGCTGATCGAGACGCCGAAGGCATCGGCGAAGACCATCATCAAGATGCTGCGCGCGCATCAGTGGCTGAAGAACGTGCTGATCGCCGTTCCGATGGTGCTGAGCCACGAATACTTCAATCCCAGCATGCTGCTCGCCTGCGCGATCGCCTTCGTATCGTTCTCGTCGGCGGCATCGGCGATCTACATCGTCAACGACTTCTTCGACCTCGCTCTCGACCGTCGCCATGCCACGAAGCGCAACCGGCCGTTCGCGAGCGGGCTCCTGTCGATGCCGTTCGGCCTGGCCTGCGCCGCCGTGCTGCTGCTGATCAGCGTTGGCACGGCGCTGCTCCTGCCATGGGAATTCGGCGCGGTGCTCGCCGGCTATCTGGTGGCCACCACGGCCTATTCGCTGTCGCTCAAGCGCATGCTTCTGATCGACGTGATGACGCTCGCCGGCCTCTACACGATGCGCATTCTGGCGGGGGCTGCGGCGACCGGCACGGACGTGTCGTTCTGGCTGCTGGCGTTCTCGATCTTCTTCTTTCTGTCGCTGGCGCTGGTGAAGCGCTATGTCGAGCTGCGCACCACCGTGATCAAGCCGGGCGAGCGCATCGCCGGGCGCGGCTACAGGTCGGAGGACCAGGAGATCGTGGCGCAGGCCGGCATGGCCTCGGCCTTCTCCTCCGCGCTCGTTCTCGCGCTTTATATCGACAGCGCGGCCGTGCGCGAGCAGTACGCGGAGCCGGCGCTGATCTGGCCGCTGGCGCCGATCGTGCTCTACATGACGATGCGCATCTGGATTCTCGCTCGCCGCGACGAGATGCACGACGACCCGATCGTCTTCATCATCCGCGACTGGCGAAGCCAGCTCGTCGCCGCCTTCGGCGCCTTGCTGCTCTTCGCCGCGGTCCTGATCAAGTGA
- a CDS encoding sarcosine oxidase subunit beta family protein → MAEYSVFSLLRNAFSASPDWKPAWRKPDPKPEYDVVIVGGGGHGLSTAYYLAKEHGITNVAVVERGWLGQGNIGRNTTMIRSNYLLPKNQHFYEHSMKLWENLSHELNYNVMFSQRGCLNLANSPGQLDDFARRGNAMRHVGIDAELMTPQQIKSLVPALDLNFGGRFPVYGGLMQRRAGTARHDAVAWGYARGADRRGVDMLENCEVTGFLRDGDRIIGVQTTRGEIRAKKVAVVVAGHTGQLMKMAGVDRLPIESHVLQAFVSEGLKPFMDTVVTFGAGHLYVTQSDKGGMVFGGDIDGYNTYAQRGNLPIVEDVMSEIAAMFPGLSRVRLLRSWGGIMDMSMDGSPIITTGPLPGMYLNTGWCYGGFKATPASGWCFAWTIARDEPHPYNAAYTLDRFHRGLVIDEKGQGSTPRLH, encoded by the coding sequence ATGGCGGAATATTCGGTCTTCTCCCTGCTGAGGAACGCCTTTTCGGCGTCGCCCGACTGGAAGCCCGCCTGGCGCAAGCCGGATCCGAAGCCGGAATACGACGTGGTGATCGTCGGCGGCGGCGGGCACGGACTGTCGACTGCATACTATCTCGCCAAGGAGCACGGGATCACCAATGTCGCGGTCGTCGAGCGCGGCTGGCTCGGACAGGGCAATATCGGCCGCAACACGACCATGATCCGGTCGAACTACCTGCTGCCCAAGAACCAGCATTTCTACGAGCATTCGATGAAGCTGTGGGAGAACCTCTCTCACGAACTCAACTACAACGTCATGTTCTCGCAGCGCGGCTGCCTCAACCTCGCCAACTCGCCGGGACAGCTCGACGATTTTGCCCGCCGAGGCAACGCCATGCGTCATGTCGGCATCGACGCCGAATTGATGACGCCGCAGCAGATCAAGTCGCTCGTACCCGCGCTAGACCTCAACTTCGGCGGCCGCTTCCCGGTCTATGGCGGTCTGATGCAGCGCCGCGCCGGCACCGCCCGCCACGACGCCGTTGCCTGGGGTTATGCGCGCGGCGCCGACCGGCGCGGCGTCGACATGCTGGAAAACTGCGAGGTCACCGGCTTCCTGCGCGACGGCGACCGGATCATCGGCGTGCAGACGACGCGCGGCGAGATCCGCGCGAAGAAGGTCGCGGTCGTGGTGGCTGGCCACACCGGGCAATTGATGAAGATGGCCGGCGTCGACCGCCTGCCGATCGAGAGCCACGTGCTGCAGGCCTTCGTCTCGGAGGGGCTGAAACCGTTCATGGACACGGTCGTCACCTTCGGCGCCGGCCACCTCTACGTCACCCAATCCGACAAGGGCGGCATGGTCTTCGGCGGCGACATCGACGGCTACAACACCTACGCCCAGCGCGGAAACCTGCCGATCGTCGAGGACGTGATGAGCGAGATCGCCGCCATGTTCCCCGGCCTGTCCCGCGTGCGCCTGCTGCGCTCCTGGGGCGGCATCATGGACATGTCGATGGACGGCTCGCCAATCATCACCACCGGCCCCCTGCCCGGCATGTATCTCAACACCGGCTGGTGCTACGGCGGCTTCAAGGCGACCCCCGCCTCCGGCTGGTGCTTCGCCTGGACCATCGCCCGCGACGAGCCGCATCCCTACAACGCCGCCTACACCCTAGACCGCTTTCATCGCGGCCTCGTCATCGACGAGAAGGGCCAGGGCTCCACGCCAAGGCTGCATTGA
- a CDS encoding NAD(P)-dependent oxidoreductase, with protein MRHIIFGGDGFVGRHLAPKLQADGEEVVVADIVKSDLPHYGKVRFVRCDVTKPDEVRAVGIKPDDMVYNLSAKMLSPIQVRAKRHEFFWPVNYHGTENIIEAMAAAGAPKLVHFTTDMIYGHTVFHPMTEDHPVAPLGEYGLSKLKTEELAAVWRDKGMNISLFRPRLIIGPGRLGILEKLFKLIDLNLPVPMIGSGKNPYQFISVFDCAEACRAAWKAGVPNEAYNLGSLNPPSVRKLLGDLIKHAGSKSILIPTPGWAVKRTLDLLDAMNMPIMDPEQYLIADEDCLLDVSKGKRDLGWVPQFRDEDMLIAAYREYRAKKEGKAVAAAHSVPAE; from the coding sequence ATGAGACACATCATCTTCGGCGGCGACGGTTTCGTCGGCCGTCACCTGGCTCCGAAGCTGCAGGCCGATGGCGAAGAGGTCGTCGTTGCCGATATCGTCAAGAGCGATCTGCCGCACTACGGCAAGGTGCGCTTCGTGCGCTGCGACGTGACCAAGCCGGACGAGGTCCGAGCGGTCGGCATCAAGCCGGACGACATGGTCTACAACCTGTCGGCCAAGATGCTGTCGCCGATCCAGGTGCGGGCCAAGCGCCACGAGTTCTTCTGGCCGGTGAACTATCACGGCACCGAGAACATCATCGAGGCGATGGCGGCCGCCGGCGCACCGAAACTGGTGCACTTCACTACCGACATGATCTACGGCCACACCGTGTTCCATCCGATGACGGAGGACCATCCGGTCGCCCCGCTCGGCGAATACGGCCTGTCGAAGCTGAAGACCGAGGAACTCGCCGCCGTATGGCGCGACAAGGGGATGAACATCTCGCTGTTCCGTCCGCGTCTCATCATCGGTCCCGGCCGCCTCGGCATCCTGGAAAAGCTGTTCAAGCTGATCGACTTGAACCTGCCGGTGCCGATGATCGGTTCGGGCAAGAACCCGTATCAGTTCATCTCGGTGTTCGACTGCGCAGAAGCCTGTCGCGCCGCCTGGAAGGCCGGAGTGCCGAACGAGGCCTACAATCTCGGCTCGCTCAATCCGCCTTCGGTGCGCAAGCTGCTCGGCGACCTGATCAAGCATGCCGGCTCGAAGTCGATTCTGATCCCGACGCCCGGCTGGGCGGTCAAGCGCACGCTCGATCTGCTCGACGCCATGAACATGCCGATCATGGATCCGGAACAGTATCTGATCGCCGACGAGGATTGCTTGCTCGACGTGTCGAAGGGCAAGCGCGACCTCGGCTGGGTGCCGCAGTTCCGCGACGAGGACATGCTGATCGCGGCCTATCGCGAATACAGGGCCAAGAAGGAGGGCAAGGCGGTCGCAGCCGCGCACTCCGTGCCGGCCGAGTGA